A stretch of Plasmodium knowlesi strain H genome assembly, chromosome: 1 DNA encodes these proteins:
- a CDS encoding RAP protein, putative → MNVLSYLLWLVIYSILLLSLSLAFIRKSHSVVTNFSLLKRAQGGNCYHLISSYAKRRKSLQLLPPNGDKDRCVRRYHILYSPDERGGDHHHGGGHGHGGKSEFVQSFNKRNCFLKPAIFAKRQQHKLWAHGGDSLKQVVQHATEEGVKGAGTNREKPPHEEVESTHWDDQFDLISNHILVSKNRKSIKDLMEAGIWGTPKENIKMIRERTNKKINWNYILKKNNKLLNDNVDHIYKEIYNKENVDDIFFVFDTNPYNYLNITMSVFSLYKITASYLNERRQRVGSSLKGKKVDVLSLDEPSKGALNVVRPNDNFFTMDGGGEDTYGEVDDRNILKMKEERKRLNYIVRNRNFMRIIGSINKHLKIIYKIFSTNEKLTRYEKNKDMYKYIPYINIKDIITILRCFSILKLEHTNIFKYIYFFLVFFMDEFDMFLLCEAVYLCLVKKIYVRPLFLNFSKHLLRYLRRGDKGCAEGGSTEPVGDVTKDGSNDAAIGIGGDQAALYNEVNLETFCRNMEQALRRKDPEPDHFASSPFHMKHFTYSIYHDANYSSLNSSQDELLKEKARISDDMKNKYSAQDLRHAKKEFIDSDQVQTKSSEPTKVKSPPVVDTGRICFPVYCVYTLCKFPYTNVQILNMIISEIMEKASELSIEELILSFYSLAELEVDDRKFLNVLFLRIFKCLHFLDYRNSGLVTKLIRALYLVDGDISAPPGEEKRYQQVKTLMIHYLSKMVLHNRNNYTPIELVDIIRYMSAFSYIDKEFFNFVYEMPFLQNLNQDALDYYKNNIYFNQSYYAYTKDSSVNTPIEIMVCKLYQSYLAYRAWGMKTPQMDDLPALESIRSNNDKVNPFKYGPKLLELFKQTYTNNMRISSYSSSSLHYEIVDIIKKDLKIPCHVEYVTDKGLFIDIVILRKDLIKLDTSFSRLRDIAIEVNGPFHYKTKSYNGGVPPLNTKTVVKQRLLEHDKWHVISLPFWEVKPWFTKSRKENYIMRVLPNELKSFFSDKVQAS, encoded by the exons ATGAACGTTCTTAGTTACTTGCTTTGGCTGGTAATTTATTCGATACTCCTCCTGAGCCTTTCCCTCGCATTTATTCGAAAGTCCCATTCGGTTGTAACAAATTTTAGTTTGTTAAAGAGGGCGCAGGGTGGGAATTGCTATCATCTGATAAGCAGTTATGCTAAGAGAAGGAAGTCGCTTCAGCTGCTCCCTCCAAATGGTGATAAGGACAGATGTGTGAGAAGATATCATATCCTTTACTCCCCTGATGAACGGGGGGGGGACCATCACCATGGGGGTGGCCATGGACATGGGGGGAAATCTGAATTTGTTCAGAGCTTCAACAAAAGGAACTGCTTTTTAAAACCagcaatttttgcaaaaaggcAACAACATAAATTGTGGGCACATGGAGGAGATTCTTTAAAGCAGGTCGTGCAGCATGCGACGGAGGAGGGTGTAAAGGGAGCAGGCACAAATAGGGAGAAGCCCCCCCATGAAGAAGTAGAATCTACTCATTGGGATGACCAATTCGACCTTATTAGCAACCATATATTAGTTAGTAAAAATAGGAAATCCATAAAAGATCTCATGGAAGCAGGAATTTGGGGAACCCCAAAAGAGAATATCAAAATGATTAGAGAGaggacaaacaaaaaaataaattggaattacattttaaaaaaaaataataaacttTTAAATGATAATGTTGATCATATATACAAGGAAATTTACAACAAAGAAAACGtggatgatatttttttcgtgttcGATACCAACCCCTATAACTATTTAAACATCACTATGAGTGTCTTTTCTCTGTACAAAATTACCGCAAGTTATttgaatgaaagaagacagAGAGTGGGGTCTTCCcttaaaggaaagaaggtcgACGTGTTGTCATTAGATGAACCAAGTAAGGGTGCACTGAATGTAGTCCGGCCGAATGATAATTTCTTCACCATGGACGGAGGTGGAGAGGATACCTACGGAGAGGTAGACGATCGAAATATTCTCaagatgaaagaagaaaggaagagactGAATTACATCGTACGCAACAGGAATTTTATGAGAATAATAGGTAGCATAAACAAGCAtctaaaaattatatataaaatattttctaccAATGAAAAGTTAACAAGgtacgaaaaaaacaaagacatgtacaaatatattcCGTACATAAATATCAAGGACATCATCACCATTTTGAGATGTTTCTCTATTTTGAAGTTGGAGCACACGAATATttttaagtatatatattttttcctggtTTTTTTTATGGACGAGTTCGATATGTTTCTTCTGTGTGAGGCGGTGTACCTTTGCTTGGTGAAGAAGATTTACGTGCGCCCCCTCTTCCTCAACTTTTCGAAGCACCTTTTGAGGTACCTGCGTAGGGGCGATAAAGGATGCGCTGAGGGGGGCAGTACAGAACCTGTTGGGGATGTCACAAAGGATGGTTCAAACGATGCCGCTATCGGGATCGGTGGTGACCAGGCCGCACTGTATAATGAAGTAAACTTGGAAACCTTCTGTCGCAACATGGAACAGGCTCTGCGAAGGAAGGATCCCGAACCCGATCACtttgcttcttccccttttcacaTGAAACATTTCACTTACTCTATATACCACGATGCGAACTACTCCTCCTTAAACAGCTCGCAAGATGAACTattgaaggaaaaggcaCGAATAAGTGATGACATGAAGAACAAATATTCTGCCCAGGATTTGAGACACGCCAAAAAGGAGTTTATCGATTCAGACCAAGTACAGACCAAATCCAGCGAACCCACAAAAGTGAAATCTCCCCCGGTGGTGGATACTGGACGCATCTGCTTCCCTGTATACTGTGTGTACACTCTGTGCAAGTTCCCCTacacaaatgtacaaatattaAATATGATAATATCAGAAATTATGGAAAAAGCATCAGAGCTAAGCATCGAAGAACTAATCCTATCATTTTACAGTCTTGCTGAGTTGGAGGTGGATGATCGAAAATTTTTGAATGTTCTGTTTCTGCGAATTTTTAAgtgtcttcattttttagatTACAGAAATAGCGGCCTGGTTACGAAGCTGATAAGAGCGTTGTACTTGGTTGATGGAGATATTTCTGCTCCCCCCGGTGAAGAGAAACGTTATCAACAGGTAAAAACACTCATGATTCACTACCTATCGAAAATGGTCCTTCATAATCGAAACAATTATACGCCGATCGAATTGGTAGACATCATTCGGTACATGTCAGCCTTCTCATACATCGACAAGGagtttttcaattttgtctATGAGATGccgtttttacaaaatttgaatCAAGACGCGTTGGATTATTACAAAAACAACATCTACTTTAATCAGTCTTATTATGCCTACACGAAGGACAGCAGCGTCAACACCCCAATCGAGATAATGGTGTGCAAGCTGTATCAGTCATACTTGGCGTATCGTGCGTGGGGGATGAAGACACCCCAGATGGATGATTTGCCCGCCTTGGAATCCATTCGCTCGAACAACGACAAGGTGAACCCATTTAAATATGGACCAAAGCTACTGGAGCTGTTCAAACAGACCTACACAAACAACATGCGCATATCTTCGTACAGTTCCTCCTCGCTGCACTACGAAATAGTagacataattaaaaaagattTAAAGATACCGTGCCATGTAGAATATGTGACAGACAAGGGGCTATTCATTGACATTGTCATACTGCGCAAGGACTTGATTAAATTGgatacttctttttctcgaCTTCGTGACATCGCCATAGAGGTGAATGGTCCATTCCACTACAAGACCAAGTCATACAATGGGGGAGTTCCTCCACTCAACACGAAAACGGTCGTCAAGCAAAG GCTGCTCGAGCATGATAAGTGGCACGTCATCTCGCTCCCCTTTTGGGAGGTGAAGCCATG GTTCACCAAGAGCAGGAAGGAAAACTACATCATGCGAGTTCTTCCAAATGAACTGAAGTCCTTTTTCAGTGACAAAGTCCAGGCGTCTTAA
- a CDS encoding ribosomal protein S8e, putative: protein MPQNDYIELHRKRYGYRFDYFEKTRKKEARKVHKEAQKAKKLRGIKAKIYNKKKYTEKVNLKKTIKAHEPKDVKTNTKINDDNGLPSYLLDRTQVKGTKVLTNLLKQKRKSKAGKWELPIPKIQALNEAEMLRVVKSGKRRRKTWKRLIDKISFVGNDFTRKNPKYERYIRPSSLRFKKANVYHSELKTTFSLDIISVKVNPQSNLYTNLGVITKGTIIEVNVSELGLVTQSGKIIWAKFAQVTNNPELDGCINATLLV, encoded by the coding sequence ATGCCACAGAACGACTACATAGAGCTGCACCGCAAGAGGTATGGCTACCGCTTTGACTATTTTGAAAAGACGCGGAAGAAGGAAGCGAGAAAAGTACACAAAGAAGCACAGAAAGCAAAGAAACTGAGAGGCATAAAGGCAAAAATATacaacaagaaaaaatacacagaGAAAGTAAATCTAAAGAAAACGATAAAGGCCCATGAACCAAAGGACGTAAAAACcaacacaaaaataaatgatgaTAATGGATTGCCATCGTATCTACTTGACAGAACCCAAgtgaaaggaacaaaagtTTTAACTAACCTACTTaaacaaaagaggaaaagcaaAGCAGGAAAATGGGAGTTACCTATCCCGAAAATACAAGCCCTAAACGAGGCAGAAATGTTAAGGGTTGTCAAATCTggaaagaggagaagaaaaacatgGAAACGACTCATCGACAAAATTTCTTTTGTTGGAAATGATTTTACCAGGAAAAATCCAAAATATGAGAGATATATTCGACCAAGTAGCTTACGTTTTAAGAAGGCCAATGTATACCACAGTGAATTAAAGACCACCTTCTCTCTCGATATAATAAGTGTTAAGGTAAACCCGCAGTCAAATTTGTATACGAACTTAGGCGTTATTACAAAAGGTACCATCATAGAGGTGAACGTCAGTGAACTAGGGCTTGTTACGCAATCAGGGAAAATTATTTGGGCCAAGTTTGCTCAGGTTACCAACAACCCTGAATTGGATGGATGCATAAATGCCACACTCCTCGTGTAG